From Humisphaera borealis, the proteins below share one genomic window:
- a CDS encoding metallophosphoesterase, whose product MLDDFKNFLKTPNWRRQHGWRRAVWQTMNRLGLTGLHALPMSRRWVDFHRRKMHLAGLDPALEGVRIVQLSDIHYSPVVGQRYLVQFIRWINDLQPDLVVITGDLITGGYRYAHRVSTILSHLHAKNGVICTFGNHDYSVYGKSHPGESTRRGDYLEKCLLDRGLIVLRNQTHYLRRDGAHKPVAIVGLDDEWTGNIDPEKAWAGVDPSLPIICLNHNPKNARELLPYPWQWMLAGHTHGRQLGVSRFGKRFNGHRRREFTHGHYDIDGRHLYVNRGLSYGQRVLDWCRPEVTVFKLTATPTGPIVVDTAPPAHS is encoded by the coding sequence ATGCTCGATGACTTCAAGAACTTCCTGAAGACCCCCAATTGGCGACGGCAGCACGGCTGGCGGCGGGCGGTGTGGCAGACCATGAATCGGCTGGGCCTGACCGGGCTCCATGCGCTTCCAATGAGCCGCCGATGGGTCGATTTCCATCGCCGCAAAATGCACCTCGCCGGACTCGATCCCGCCCTGGAAGGCGTTCGCATCGTCCAACTGTCCGACATCCACTATTCCCCGGTCGTCGGCCAGCGGTATCTCGTCCAGTTCATCCGCTGGATTAACGACCTTCAGCCCGACCTGGTGGTCATCACCGGCGACCTCATCACCGGCGGCTATCGCTACGCGCACCGCGTGTCGACGATCCTCTCGCACCTGCACGCCAAAAACGGCGTGATCTGCACGTTCGGAAACCACGACTACAGCGTGTACGGCAAGAGCCATCCCGGCGAATCAACCCGGCGGGGGGACTATCTGGAGAAGTGTCTGCTCGACCGGGGGCTCATCGTGCTGCGGAACCAAACGCATTACCTGCGGCGCGACGGTGCGCACAAGCCGGTCGCGATTGTCGGTCTGGATGACGAATGGACGGGCAACATCGACCCGGAGAAAGCCTGGGCGGGTGTCGATCCTTCGCTGCCGATCATCTGTCTGAATCACAACCCCAAGAACGCGCGGGAACTGCTCCCCTACCCGTGGCAATGGATGCTGGCCGGCCACACGCACGGCCGACAGCTGGGCGTCAGCCGGTTCGGCAAGCGGTTCAACGGCCACCGACGGCGCGAGTTCACCCACGGCCACTACGACATCGACGGCCGCCACCTGTATGTCAACCGCGGCCTGAGCTACGGCCAGCGCGTGCTCGACTGGTGTCGGCCGGAGGTGACGGTCTTCAAGCTGACGGCAACGCCGACCGGGCCGATTGTCGTCGATACCGCACCGCCAGCCCATAGCTGA
- a CDS encoding sialidase family protein, which translates to MEIYRPHARMDRLESRQLFAASLFANVNIAPVGGNQSEPAIAVDPTQPNRLFAASNDETNDVGLVASVSADGGATWSHRTFLDGSDSLPAACCDSTAVFDAFGNLFFAYAEGEEEGVTVLISVDGGANFELLKRFEGSLDQPTITAGAGAVWITFANGNKLEVAGAAVTALNTVGEWTAQTKVAGANGGTFGDIAIGADGQVVVTYQKRGNGGRGTIGVNVDPDGLGPTPMGRRVVAATTAVGLFELIPAQPIRGVDAEAALAVDTSAGATRGRIYLAYTDESIRPLFNTDVYLRYSDDQGLTWSAPARVNDDEGVNSQFFPRMVLDPADGQLCLTWYDAREDLGSTTDPLDVGNLEVALFGARGVSTADGVTLSANVQISEGVSDVNNSDSDIDLGDYLGLTIADGIAHPAWADNSNSTGDNPNGSNDRLDVYTASVPLASLPAATRVFAGGLASSAAPSTPVAKVLTKGGPLVVRNAEPLRFTLQVSDVDGVNPTSLATAIRVTGPGGFDTVATLIKQSKLNRRGITTAVFEIAGPAGLWVAESNGTYAVNLQANGVLDLPGNAAPAGTIGSLVVDVF; encoded by the coding sequence ATGGAAATCTACCGCCCGCACGCCCGGATGGATCGGCTCGAGTCACGCCAGTTGTTCGCCGCTTCGCTGTTTGCCAACGTCAACATCGCGCCGGTGGGCGGCAATCAATCGGAGCCCGCGATCGCGGTCGACCCCACGCAGCCGAATAGACTGTTCGCCGCCTCGAACGACGAGACGAACGATGTCGGACTCGTCGCGTCGGTCAGTGCCGATGGAGGCGCGACATGGTCGCACCGAACCTTCCTCGACGGCAGCGATTCGCTTCCGGCGGCGTGTTGCGACTCCACCGCCGTTTTCGATGCCTTCGGCAATCTCTTTTTCGCGTACGCCGAGGGAGAAGAGGAAGGCGTCACCGTCTTGATCAGTGTCGATGGCGGCGCGAACTTCGAGTTGCTCAAGCGATTTGAGGGGTCGCTCGACCAACCGACCATCACCGCCGGGGCCGGCGCGGTCTGGATCACTTTCGCCAACGGCAACAAGCTGGAGGTGGCCGGGGCGGCGGTGACGGCACTGAATACCGTGGGCGAGTGGACGGCCCAGACCAAGGTTGCCGGGGCCAATGGCGGCACCTTCGGTGACATCGCAATCGGGGCGGACGGGCAGGTTGTGGTTACCTATCAGAAGCGCGGCAATGGTGGCCGCGGAACGATCGGGGTGAATGTGGACCCCGACGGCCTCGGCCCCACGCCGATGGGCCGCCGGGTGGTCGCCGCCACCACGGCGGTCGGTCTCTTCGAACTGATCCCGGCGCAGCCCATCCGCGGTGTTGACGCCGAAGCGGCTCTCGCGGTTGACACCTCTGCCGGTGCGACGCGCGGGCGGATCTACCTCGCGTACACCGACGAGTCGATACGGCCCCTCTTCAATACCGACGTTTATCTCCGCTACAGCGACGACCAAGGACTGACCTGGAGCGCGCCAGCCCGCGTGAACGACGACGAAGGCGTGAACAGCCAGTTCTTCCCACGAATGGTGCTCGATCCGGCCGACGGCCAGCTCTGCCTCACCTGGTACGATGCGCGGGAGGATCTGGGTTCCACCACCGATCCGCTGGACGTGGGAAATCTGGAGGTCGCCTTGTTCGGTGCCCGCGGCGTTTCAACGGCCGACGGCGTGACCCTCTCAGCGAATGTGCAGATCAGCGAGGGCGTGTCGGATGTGAACAACTCTGATTCGGACATCGACCTGGGCGACTACCTCGGGCTGACGATCGCCGACGGCATCGCACACCCTGCCTGGGCCGACAACTCCAACAGCACCGGCGACAATCCCAACGGTTCCAATGATCGCCTGGACGTCTACACCGCCTCGGTCCCGCTCGCGAGCCTGCCGGCGGCGACACGGGTCTTTGCCGGTGGACTTGCCTCCAGTGCGGCGCCGTCTACGCCGGTCGCGAAGGTCTTGACCAAAGGCGGCCCGCTGGTGGTTCGCAACGCGGAACCGCTTCGGTTTACGCTTCAGGTGTCTGACGTGGATGGCGTCAACCCGACGTCGCTCGCGACGGCGATCCGCGTTACCGGGCCTGGCGGCTTTGATACGGTCGCGACGCTGATCAAGCAGTCCAAGCTGAACCGTCGCGGCATCACGACGGCGGTGTTCGAAATCGCAGGTCCGGCCGGCCTCTGGGTGGCCGAGTCCAACGGCACCTACGCCGTCAATCTCCAGGCGAACGGCGTTCTCGATCTGCCCGGCAACGCAGCGCCGGCAGGAACCATCGGCAGCCTGGTGGTGGATGTGTTCTGA
- a CDS encoding ABC transporter ATP-binding protein gives MTLAPGLEVVQMSKRFGNLLALQDVSMKVAPGSVHALLGGNGAGKSTLVKCIMGYYRPDHGQVILGPKEVAIQNPRDALALGIGMVYQHFTLVQNMTVAENMVLSRATIPRIIDWDKEYTDLRAFMKTTPFFIDITRQVSSLSAGEKQKLEICKQLYLKNRLLFLDEPTSVLTPQEADEVLSMLRGLVNAGELTVLMITHKFREVMKFCDDVTVLRTGKLAGKGSVKDLTPADMSSMMIGSETTRTADRLSRQTGDALLEIRDVEALDDLGLTCLHKLNMKVRAGEIVGVAGVSGNGQAKLVEVLAGQRKASAGEVLLHGEAFNGARSEIRKHNLKLLPEEPLRNACVGPMSVAGNIAMRSFDVPPSRVAGFFLNRRAIRKQAVDLIQKYRVKTPGPDEPIRNLSGGNVQRAVLARELSGQVDVLITANPCFGLDFAAASEIRAQIMEARNRGVAVLLISEDLDEVFELSDRIVVMFHGSFVYETPSNQADIGIIGRHMAGHGEDAVPAH, from the coding sequence TCGTCAAATGCATCATGGGGTACTACCGGCCCGATCACGGGCAGGTCATCCTCGGTCCGAAGGAAGTGGCGATTCAGAATCCGCGCGATGCCCTGGCGCTGGGCATCGGCATGGTCTACCAGCATTTCACGCTGGTGCAGAACATGACCGTGGCCGAGAACATGGTTCTGTCGCGGGCGACCATTCCGCGCATTATCGACTGGGACAAGGAATACACCGACCTCCGCGCCTTCATGAAGACGACGCCGTTCTTCATCGACATCACGCGGCAGGTGTCATCGCTGTCGGCCGGCGAGAAGCAGAAGCTTGAAATCTGCAAACAGCTCTACCTGAAGAACCGTCTGTTGTTCCTCGACGAGCCGACCAGTGTGCTCACACCGCAGGAAGCCGACGAAGTGCTGAGCATGCTCCGCGGGCTGGTGAATGCCGGCGAGCTGACGGTGCTGATGATCACGCACAAGTTCCGCGAAGTGATGAAGTTCTGCGACGACGTCACGGTGCTGCGTACGGGCAAGCTGGCCGGCAAGGGTTCGGTCAAGGATCTGACGCCTGCCGATATGTCGTCCATGATGATCGGCTCCGAGACGACCCGAACTGCCGACCGGCTGTCGCGCCAGACGGGTGATGCACTGCTAGAGATTCGCGACGTCGAGGCATTGGACGATCTGGGCCTGACCTGCCTGCACAAGCTAAACATGAAGGTTCGCGCGGGGGAAATCGTCGGCGTGGCCGGCGTGTCGGGCAACGGGCAGGCGAAGCTGGTCGAGGTGCTTGCCGGACAGCGCAAGGCTTCAGCCGGGGAGGTGCTGCTGCACGGCGAAGCATTCAACGGCGCCCGGTCGGAAATCCGCAAGCACAACCTCAAGCTGCTGCCCGAAGAGCCCCTCCGCAACGCCTGCGTCGGCCCGATGAGCGTGGCGGGCAATATTGCGATGCGGTCGTTCGATGTGCCGCCGAGCCGCGTGGCCGGTTTCTTTCTGAACCGCCGGGCGATTCGAAAGCAGGCGGTGGACCTGATTCAGAAGTATCGCGTCAAGACCCCCGGCCCGGACGAGCCGATCCGCAACCTCTCCGGCGGAAACGTGCAGCGGGCGGTACTCGCCCGCGAACTGTCGGGCCAGGTGGATGTGCTGATCACGGCCAATCCGTGCTTCGGTCTGGATTTCGCCGCCGCATCGGAGATCCGCGCCCAGATCATGGAAGCACGCAACCGGGGTGTTGCGGTGCTGCTGATCAGCGAAGACCTGGACGAAGTGTTCGAGCTGTCCGACCGGATCGTCGTGATGTTCCACGGCAGCTTCGTGTATGAGACCCCTTCCAACCAAGCCGACATAGGCATCATTGGCCGCCACATGGCCGGCCACGGCGAAGACGCCGTTCCCGCCCACTAA